CGACGCGGCGTTTCTGGCGCGCGCGCGCACGATCCGCGTCGAGGGCAGCAAGCTGTACCCCTCGTAGCAGCAGAGGAATCGCTCAGCACATGGCAGAGCCTCAGAGCAACCAGCGCTTCGAGTGCCTGGCGCGCGAACTGGTGCCGCAGGGCAGGCTTGTGCGCGCCTGGCCGCTGAGCGGCGGCATCTCGGCCACGATGACCGCGCTCGAGATCGGGCGGCCCGGTGCGCAACCCGCCCGCGCGATCGTGCGCTGCCCCGGCGCGGCGGCGCTCGCGCGTAATCCGCACGCCGCGCGCGACGAGTACCGGCTGCTGGGCGCACTACATGCGCTAGGCATCGCCGCGCCCAGGCCATACCTGCTCGACGACGCAGGCACGCTCCTGGACACGCCCAGCCTGGTGATCGAGTATATCGACGGCGCGATCGATTTCGCGCCCGCCGATCGCGCCGGCGCGGGCCGCCAGCTCGCCGCACACCTGGCAGCCATCCACCGCGCCGACACGCAGGCTGTGCAGCCCCTGCCCGCCGCACCAGCCGAGCTTGGCGCGCGGCCCGGCCAGCACCCGGGCGCTCAACGTAAGGCGCGCCTGGGCGGCGCTGCAGGCTGGCTGGCCGCCACCGCAGCTCAACCCGCCCGCGCTGCTCCACGGCGACTTCTGGCCCGGCAATATCTTGTGGCGCGGCGCGGCCGCCGTGGCGGTGATCGACTGGGAGGATGCCGCGCTTGGCGACCCGCTGCGCGACCTGGCAGTCAGCCGGCTCGACCTGCTGTGGATCTTCGGGTGCGCTGCCATGGAGGCGTTCACCGAGCGCTACCGTGCGCTCATGCCGATAGACTACACCAGCCTGGTGCGCTGGGATCTCTACGCCGCACTGCGGCTGGCGCGCCTGGTCGGCGACGACCTACCCGGCTGGGCGGCGTTCTTCACCCCGTTCGGCCGGCCCGACATCACCGCAGCCAGCATCAGCGAGCACTATCAGCGGTTCGTCGCCCAGGCGCTGGCCCAGCTCGGCTAGGCCTCTTGCATTCGCGCAAGAGGCTAAGGCTCAAGCCCTCCAAGCCTCCCGCATTTCAGGCAATTTCTGCGTTCGGCAGAGCGGCACTGCATCTTTTTGTTTTCGGTTTTTGCGCTCGCAGGCGCAGAAACCGAAAACCGCTGCCGCAGGCGAATGAGTGCGCAACACGGTTCAGCGCGTAAGTCGCGTCAAAAGAGAAATACCACTATGCAAAGCATCGTGTATACTATGCAGCGCGGGGCTGCCCGCGCCACGATGATACAAGGATAGCAATTAGTGACAAGCCTCTCACAAACCCAGCGCCAGTATCTGCGCAAGATCGCGCACGATCTCAAGCCGTTCGTGCATATCGGCAAGCACGGGCTGAGCGATACCCTGTTCAGCTCGGCCGAGATCGCGCTTGATGCGCACGAGCTGATCAAGGTCAAATTCTACGACTTCAAGGACCAGAAGCGTGAGATCGCGCAGGAGCTAGCCGAGCGCACGCGGGCCGAGCTGATCTATCTGATCGGCAACACTGCGATCCTGTACCGGCGCCAGCCCGACGACACGAAGCGCAAGATCCACCTGCCGCGCACGTAGGGCACCCTACAGCCAGCGCCGCCGCCGAAAGAACAGCAGCAGCCCACTGCTGATCAGCACCATCAGCACCAGCGCAAACGGGTAGCCGAACAGCCAGTGCAGCTCGGGCATGAACTCGAAGTTCATGCCGTAGATCCCGGCGATCAGCGCATTACACATCAGAATGATCGAGGCAATCGTCAGCACCTTGACGATCTGGTTGAGCTGGTTCGACTGCAGCGACAGAAACGCGTCGAGCGCGCTCGAGAGCAGATCGCGGTAGGTGTCGATACTGTCGGTGATGCGCACGATATGGTCGTAGACATCCTGCAGGTACAGGATGGTATTGCGCTCGAAGATTGGCACCTCGCGCCGGATCAGCACGTTCAGCACATCGCGCTCGGGCGACACCACCCGCCGCACCGCCAGCAGGTCGCGCTTGAGGCTGAAGACATGCTGGAGCGCATCCTCGCTGAAATGCTCGAAGATCTGCTGCTCGATCTCCTCAACCCGCTCGGCCAGCTCATCGATCACCGGGAAATAGTCGTCGACGATCGCGTCGAGCAAGGCGTACAGCAGAGCACCCGCGTCGTTGCCAAACTCGGCGATGTGCTCCTGCCAGCGCCGGATGGTCTCGTCGATCGTTGCGATCGGCTCGTGATGCACGCTCACCAGGTAGTTCTTGCCGATGAACAGGCCGATCGGCTGGCTCTGCAGGCGCTGCTCGGCGCGGGTATAGTGTAGCTCGTAGAAGACCATGAAGTAGTAGCGCTCGAACGCCTCGAGCTTGGGCCGCTCGTGGTGGCGGGTTGCGTCTTCGATCGATAGTGCGTGAAACTGAAACTCATCGTGCAGCAGCTGGATGTCGGCGGGCTGCGGGTTCTGAAGATCGAGCCAGATGAACGTGCCTGGTCGATCGAGCAGCTCGCTGATGTCGTCGGGGTCGGCGAGCGTCTCGCATGTGCTATTGTGCGCGTATACCACCGTTCGCCGGGCTAGGGGTGTACCTGTGGCAGCTTGTTTCGGCATCATGAAATCTCTCTAATGGTTCTTCGATGTTAGGTAGCCAGCGGTGGGATCTAGAGGAGCCTCGGCCCCGCACCAGGCAGACGTATGCCCCCTGAATCTGGTATGGCGCGGTGTATGACCGGCCGCTGCGCAATTGGGGCGCATACGGCCGGGATGTCAAAGATTTTAACCTCCAGTCGCCGCCAGCCGGCCTGGCCGGTGGCGACGGTTTATATGCGCATAAGCCTTTCTGATGCTGGATAGTTAACACGTGCTTTATCGGCATAATGCGACTGCTTAACAAAAGTGTCACTTCATCTTCATATGGAGTTCGCGTATACTGGCGCTAGTATTGCACCAGCCATATGCAGCGCTACCTCACGCTGGCCTCCGAGGCACCCTTCCGTGCTACGTCAGCACACACACGTACGGGTGGAAGGCGTGCGGCCATACTGCTAATGCGCAGGTTGATCATTTGAAACCGCAGAAAAATCAATTATTGCCTGCCCAGCAATACACAAGCAAGAAATATGGAGCGAGTAGTATGCGGCGTTATCAAATGGTATGGTTATTCAGCATTTTTGCCAGCCTGATTGTGATGTTGGCCGGCCCGCTGGCCGGCGTACGCTCGACAGCCTACGGTGCCGGTCAGGAGCTGGCCGGCTACTCCGACTTCTCGTATCAATACAGCGGCGTCACCACGCCCACCGCCGACAAACCGCAAAGCAAGCTCTGGTTCAACGACGGCAGCTGGTGGGCCAGCCTGTTCAACAAGGCCAACAGCCCGCGGCCGGCCTTTCACATCTACCGGCTCGACCTGCCCGCGCAGAACTGGATCGACACCGGCGTCGAGATCGATGAGCGCCCATCGAGCCAGGGCGACTTCCTGTGGAATGACAGCACCGGCAAGCTCTACGTCGTGTCGGGCAGCCTCTCGGGCGATGGCCGCTACCTGCGCTACGGCTACGACCCGACCCAGAAAAAGTACACCCGCGAGGTCGGGCCGATCGTAGTGCGCAGCGGCGGCGGCGAGTCGATCGCGCTCGACCGCGACACCACCGGCAAGCTGTGGGCCACCTTCACCAAGAACAACCAGGTGTATGTGACCAACAGCCTGAGTAGCGACGCCGTGTGGAACACGCCATTCATCATCCCCGGTGCGCGCCCGCTCGACCCCGACGACATCTCGGCGATCGTGGCCTACCGCGACGCGGCCGGCGGCAAGATTGGCGTACTGTGGAGCAACCACGTGGCGCCTTCGTCGATGTACTATGCCTACCACAAAGATGGCGACCCCGACACGACCTGGCAGCCGAGCGAGACGATCTACACCGCCACCTGTGCCGCCGACGACCATATCAGCATTAAGTCCATCCAGGCCGACACCACCGGCACGATCTATGCAGTGGTGAAAACATCGTTTGGCGATAGCGGCTGCGGCGGCAACAGCAGCTCGCCGCTGATCCGCCTGGTGGTGCGCAAATCGAACGGCGGCTGGCTGGCGCCCACCACCTTCGGCACAGTCGGCGATGATCATACCCGCCCGATCCTGCTGCTCGACACCACCAACCGCAAGGTGTACATCTTCGCCACCTCGCCTGTCAGCTGCGGCACGATCTATATGAAATCGACCAGCATGGACGCGCCGAGCTTCGCGCCGGGCAAGGGCACGCCGTTCATTCAGAGCAGCACCTACAAGTGTATCAACAACGCCACGTCGACCAAGCAGACGCTGGATGCCTACTCGGGCCTGGTGGTGCTGGCCGCCGACGAGGCCAAATCGTGGTACC
The sequence above is drawn from the Candidatus Kouleothrix ribensis genome and encodes:
- a CDS encoding phosphotransferase — encoded protein: MSTARSISRPPIAPARAASSPHTWQPSTAPTRRLCSPCPPHQPSLARGPASTRALNVRRAWAALQAGWPPPQLNPPALLHGDFWPGNILWRGAAAVAVIDWEDAALGDPLRDLAVSRLDLLWIFGCAAMEAFTERYRALMPIDYTSLVRWDLYAALRLARLVGDDLPGWAAFFTPFGRPDITAASISEHYQRFVAQALAQLG
- a CDS encoding YhbY family RNA-binding protein, which translates into the protein MTSLSQTQRQYLRKIAHDLKPFVHIGKHGLSDTLFSSAEIALDAHELIKVKFYDFKDQKREIAQELAERTRAELIYLIGNTAILYRRQPDDTKRKIHLPRT
- the corA gene encoding magnesium/cobalt transporter CorA — encoded protein: MMPKQAATGTPLARRTVVYAHNSTCETLADPDDISELLDRPGTFIWLDLQNPQPADIQLLHDEFQFHALSIEDATRHHERPKLEAFERYYFMVFYELHYTRAEQRLQSQPIGLFIGKNYLVSVHHEPIATIDETIRRWQEHIAEFGNDAGALLYALLDAIVDDYFPVIDELAERVEEIEQQIFEHFSEDALQHVFSLKRDLLAVRRVVSPERDVLNVLIRREVPIFERNTILYLQDVYDHIVRITDSIDTYRDLLSSALDAFLSLQSNQLNQIVKVLTIASIILMCNALIAGIYGMNFEFMPELHWLFGYPFALVLMVLISSGLLLFFRRRRWL